A region from the Sandaracinus amylolyticus genome encodes:
- a CDS encoding collagen-like protein encodes MDRSSEPDGGAVGDERREGEEASGERDTTPARLAEDTVSAPDGVDGPALPVAIEREVQRIRARVLRFLVLDGALSGVAAGVAIGAPAALVLDVAGWPVAPALGVAGIAALTVSVVEVRRRLLDRVRAAMVLDRLLDAKDRFASAVSFASAGELPALHRLQIREAAEFLAERGPVPDAPRPRLRSARWMVAAVTAVAIAVPLRVAWPSFVAWAREAIGEDETPRSAEEIADAAEALRRELERDPARRVDQEINELEHALERERERVQRSRAEALERAAEAIERAMGIAPQADPQSTEGAGEAGESESAPTVESVEGAPPELASERLREAWEEAQRARDAWREAAMRPGTPPEEVARLQTEAQRAQMEALRMAEQERGWREAQAQQEGGAPDEGDGSPDESESARPGDEGEQLARAIDRLDRAIGSMDRTDQDSGVPGPEVGQGLERASGEIGEHTPETAQALADAAAARERGDAQAMDRALERARESLRREAGRETRELAEARERLSRLHDQMAERAGESAREQLAQAGQEGQSGQEGQSGSEGQSGESGEAGQSGESGQSGEAGQSGESGQSGETGQSGEAGQSGESGQSGEAGQSGEAGQSGESGQSGEAGQSGESGQSGQAGRSGQSGQSGQSGQSGQSGQSGQSGQSGQGQSGQSGQAGQSGQAGQSGQQGQGQGEGQGQGQGQGEGQGQGQGQGEGQGQGQGQGEGQGQGQGQGEGQGQGQGQGQGQGQGEGQGQGQGQGEGQGQGQGQGEGQGQGEGQGQGQGGDGQGGASQPTHGWGSGAAGDPGLAAAQAAGASSEGVQVDPGTDPAQSAELGAQPDPMGLLPGASRLPGRGGMRMDAVTGGAAGEGSGVVGGSSGDAPRVGGGTRVPGSLRAYVQRYLRALQEGGGEQESGPR; translated from the coding sequence ATGGATCGATCGTCTGAGCCGGACGGAGGCGCGGTGGGCGACGAGCGGCGAGAAGGAGAAGAGGCGTCGGGCGAGCGGGACACGACGCCCGCGCGCCTCGCCGAAGACACCGTCTCCGCGCCGGACGGGGTCGACGGTCCGGCGCTTCCCGTCGCGATCGAGCGCGAGGTGCAGCGCATCCGCGCGCGCGTGCTGCGCTTTCTGGTGCTCGACGGTGCGCTCTCGGGCGTGGCGGCGGGAGTCGCGATCGGGGCCCCGGCGGCGCTGGTGCTCGACGTCGCGGGCTGGCCGGTCGCGCCGGCGCTCGGCGTCGCGGGCATCGCGGCGCTGACCGTGAGCGTGGTCGAGGTCCGGCGGCGCCTGCTCGACCGGGTGCGCGCCGCGATGGTGCTCGACCGGCTGCTCGACGCGAAGGATCGGTTCGCCAGCGCGGTGTCGTTCGCGAGCGCCGGTGAGCTGCCCGCGCTGCATCGGCTGCAGATCCGCGAGGCGGCGGAGTTCCTCGCCGAGCGCGGCCCGGTGCCCGATGCGCCGCGGCCGCGGCTCCGTTCGGCGCGCTGGATGGTCGCGGCCGTGACGGCAGTCGCGATCGCGGTTCCGCTGCGCGTGGCGTGGCCGTCGTTCGTCGCGTGGGCGCGCGAGGCGATCGGCGAGGACGAGACGCCGCGCAGCGCGGAGGAGATCGCGGACGCCGCCGAGGCGCTGCGTCGCGAGCTGGAGCGCGATCCGGCGCGCCGCGTCGATCAGGAGATCAACGAGCTCGAGCACGCGCTCGAGCGCGAGCGCGAGCGGGTGCAGCGGAGCCGCGCGGAGGCGCTGGAGCGCGCGGCCGAGGCGATCGAGCGCGCGATGGGCATCGCGCCGCAGGCCGACCCGCAGAGCACCGAGGGCGCGGGCGAAGCGGGCGAGAGCGAGAGCGCGCCGACGGTGGAGTCGGTCGAGGGCGCGCCGCCGGAGCTCGCGTCGGAGCGACTGCGCGAGGCGTGGGAAGAAGCGCAGCGCGCGCGCGACGCGTGGCGCGAGGCGGCGATGCGCCCGGGCACTCCGCCCGAAGAGGTCGCGCGGCTGCAGACCGAAGCGCAGCGCGCGCAGATGGAGGCGCTCCGCATGGCCGAGCAGGAGCGCGGCTGGCGCGAGGCGCAGGCGCAGCAAGAGGGCGGCGCGCCGGACGAGGGCGACGGTTCGCCGGACGAGAGCGAGAGCGCGAGGCCGGGCGACGAGGGGGAGCAGCTCGCGCGCGCGATCGATCGGCTCGACCGCGCGATCGGGTCCATGGATCGCACCGACCAGGACAGCGGCGTGCCGGGGCCCGAGGTCGGTCAGGGGCTCGAGCGCGCATCGGGCGAGATCGGCGAGCACACGCCCGAGACCGCGCAGGCGCTCGCGGATGCCGCCGCGGCGCGCGAGCGTGGCGACGCGCAGGCGATGGATCGCGCGCTCGAGCGTGCGCGAGAGTCGCTACGTCGCGAAGCGGGCCGTGAGACGCGCGAGCTCGCGGAAGCGCGCGAGCGGCTGTCGCGGTTGCACGACCAGATGGCGGAGCGAGCGGGCGAGAGCGCGCGCGAGCAACTGGCGCAAGCGGGCCAAGAGGGTCAATCGGGGCAAGAGGGCCAGTCTGGCTCGGAGGGTCAGTCCGGCGAATCCGGCGAAGCGGGGCAGTCTGGGGAATCCGGACAATCGGGCGAAGCGGGGCAGTCCGGGGAATCCGGGCAATCCGGGGAAACGGGGCAGTCGGGGGAAGCGGGGCAGTCTGGGGAATCCGGGCAGTCCGGGGAAGCGGGGCAGTCGGGGGAAGCGGGGCAGTCTGGGGAATCCGGGCAGTCCGGGGAAGCGGGGCAGTCCGGGGAATCCGGGCAATCGGGCCAGGCGGGCCGATCGGGTCAGTCGGGCCAATCGGGTCAGTCGGGCCAATCGGGTCAGTCGGGCCAATCGGGTCAGTCGGGCCAATCGGGCCAGGGCCAATCGGGTCAGTCGGGCCAAGCGGGTCAGTCGGGCCAAGCTGGGCAATCCGGTCAACAAGGCCAAGGTCAGGGCGAGGGTCAGGGACAAGGCCAAGGTCAGGGCGAGGGTCAGGGACAAGGCCAAGGTCAGGGCGAGGGTCAGGGACAAGGCCAAGGTCAGGGCGAGGGTCAGGGACAAGGCCAAGGTCAGGGCGAGGGTCAGGGGCAAGGGCAGGGTCAGGGGCAAGGCCAGGGTCAGGGCGAGGGTCAGGGGCAAGGCCAGGGTCAGGGCGAGGGTCAGGGGCAAGGCCAAGGTCAGGGCGAGGGCCAAGGTCAGGGCGAGGGCCAAGGTCAGGGCCAAGGCGGCGACGGCCAGGGCGGTGCGAGTCAGCCCACGCACGGCTGGGGCAGCGGCGCTGCGGGTGATCCCGGTCTCGCCGCGGCGCAGGCTGCAGGCGCTTCGTCCGAGGGCGTCCAGGTCGATCCCGGCACCGACCCCGCGCAGTCCGCCGAGCTCGGCGCGCAGCCCGATCCGATGGGCCTGCTCCCCGGCGCGTCGCGCCTCCCGGGACGCGGCGGCATGCGCATGGACGCGGTGACCGGCGGCGCCGCGGGCGAGGGCTCGGGCGTCGTCGGTGGCTCGAGCGGCGACGCGCCGCGCGTCGGCGGCGGCACGCGCGTGCCCGGCTCGCTGCGCGCGTACGTCCAACGGTATCTCCGCGCGCTCCAAGAGGGCGGCGGCGAGCAGGAGAGCGGTCCGCGCTGA
- a CDS encoding AAA family ATPase codes for MSEATKQIHVLNPFEHVRALCQRITRQVAERVVGQEEAVECVTAGLLLGGHVLMEGVPGVGKTLLARTLADVVHLKFHRVQFTPDLMPADVLGTYMVQTGPDGRPVMALQPGPLFSNIVLADEINRASPKTQSALLEAMQERQVSLGSSTHALPSPFFVVATQNPIDNEGTYPLPEAQLDRFLMKVMVRFPTEDEVMNIVARTAGGAEAAVQRVADAETILAAGKTIRTMPVADHVARYAVRLVFATHPDHKSAPACNRRYVKAGASPRAAQSVLAVAKFFALLDGRLNVAIDDVKRAAYPCLRHRILLNFDAIADEATTDSLIHQTLIELDRTKDDGGAAKAPAKKK; via the coding sequence ATGTCCGAGGCGACCAAGCAGATCCACGTCCTCAACCCGTTCGAGCACGTGCGCGCGCTCTGTCAGCGCATCACGCGACAGGTCGCGGAGCGCGTGGTCGGACAGGAAGAGGCGGTCGAGTGCGTCACCGCGGGCCTCCTGCTCGGCGGGCACGTGCTGATGGAGGGCGTGCCCGGCGTCGGGAAGACGCTCCTCGCGCGCACGCTCGCCGACGTCGTGCACCTCAAGTTCCACCGCGTGCAGTTCACGCCGGACCTGATGCCCGCCGACGTGCTCGGCACGTACATGGTGCAGACCGGCCCCGATGGTCGCCCCGTCATGGCGCTCCAGCCGGGCCCGCTCTTCTCGAACATCGTGCTCGCCGACGAGATCAACCGCGCGTCGCCGAAGACGCAGAGCGCGCTCCTCGAGGCGATGCAGGAGCGCCAGGTCTCGCTCGGCTCGAGCACGCACGCGCTGCCCTCGCCGTTCTTCGTCGTCGCGACGCAGAACCCGATCGACAACGAGGGCACGTACCCGCTCCCCGAGGCGCAGCTCGACCGCTTCCTGATGAAGGTGATGGTCCGCTTCCCCACCGAGGACGAGGTCATGAACATCGTCGCGCGCACCGCGGGCGGCGCCGAAGCCGCGGTGCAGCGCGTCGCCGACGCCGAGACGATCCTCGCCGCCGGCAAGACGATCCGCACGATGCCGGTCGCCGATCACGTCGCGCGCTACGCGGTGCGCCTCGTGTTCGCGACGCACCCCGACCACAAGAGCGCGCCCGCGTGCAACCGGCGCTACGTGAAGGCGGGCGCGTCGCCGCGCGCCGCGCAGAGCGTGCTTGCGGTCGCGAAGTTCTTCGCGCTGCTCGACGGGCGCCTCAACGTCGCGATCGACGACGTGAAGCGCGCCGCGTACCCGTGCCTGCGCCACCGCATCCTCCTCAACTTCGACGCGATCGCGGACGAGGCGACGACGGACTCGCTCATCCACCAGACGCTGATCGAGCTCGATCGCACGAAGGACGACGGCGGCGCGGCGAAGGCGCCCGCGAAGAAGAAGTGA
- a CDS encoding DUF58 domain-containing protein, whose amino-acid sequence MKLLDHAARRLLDRLQLAVRPGSTATRQGGHKSPVLASGVEFADHRQYVPGDDVRHIDWKAFARHGQLTIRQFEEERDARVYVMLDLSGSMSRGAPVAKLDMAKRLAASFAYVGMRQFDRALVMPFGDDLERETRPLRTAADLPEVDRFLTECGAGGPTSFAQAVRSLAERFPQRGLVVVITDLMKPEGWDAGFRTIGALGHELRVVHVRCPEDLAPDFQGELELFDVEDQRTVRLRVSRDLLDAYRKEIEKHVTSCRDSARRAGGRFVDVPIEMPLETALRRAFAGGDAKVAGGAGGKR is encoded by the coding sequence TTGAAGCTCCTCGATCACGCGGCGCGACGACTGCTCGATCGCCTCCAGCTCGCGGTGCGTCCGGGATCCACCGCGACGCGGCAGGGCGGGCACAAGTCGCCCGTGCTCGCGAGCGGCGTGGAGTTCGCCGATCACCGCCAGTACGTGCCGGGCGACGACGTGCGGCACATCGACTGGAAGGCGTTCGCGCGCCACGGGCAGCTCACGATCCGCCAGTTCGAGGAAGAGCGCGACGCACGCGTCTACGTGATGCTCGATCTCTCGGGCTCGATGTCGCGCGGCGCGCCGGTCGCGAAGCTCGACATGGCCAAGCGCCTCGCCGCGTCGTTCGCGTACGTCGGGATGAGGCAGTTCGATCGCGCGCTGGTCATGCCGTTCGGCGACGACCTCGAGCGCGAGACGCGCCCGCTGCGCACCGCCGCCGATCTGCCCGAGGTCGATCGGTTCCTCACCGAGTGCGGCGCGGGCGGGCCCACGTCGTTCGCGCAGGCGGTGCGCTCGCTCGCCGAGCGCTTCCCGCAGCGCGGGCTCGTCGTCGTGATCACCGACCTGATGAAGCCGGAGGGATGGGACGCGGGGTTCCGCACCATCGGTGCGCTCGGCCACGAGCTGCGCGTCGTGCACGTGCGCTGCCCCGAAGATCTCGCGCCGGACTTCCAGGGCGAGCTCGAGCTCTTCGACGTCGAAGATCAGCGCACGGTGCGGCTGCGCGTCTCGCGCGATCTGCTCGACGCGTATCGCAAGGAGATCGAGAAGCACGTCACGTCGTGTCGCGACTCGGCGCGCCGCGCGGGCGGGCGCTTCGTCGACGTGCCGATCGAGATGCCGCTCGAGACGGCGCTGCGCCGCGCGTTCGCGGGCGGCGACGCGAAGGTCGCTGGCGGTGCGGGAGGCAAGCGTTGA
- a CDS encoding vWA domain-containing protein, translating to MSFAAFPLWAVLAMAGAAAVAIVAVYLLRRTPRPQVVSNVEFWMRAMQSAKPKLLASWRIPLIAMLISLLAALAMVALIGDPRFGSGVRGTTVVVLDAGRTMDAVGVDGERRLDRALLELRRWVERTTITGEVAVVRAGMRPSVLLPITDDAADLQRALTGLALDDGPSDLPAAIALADTILAEHGALEAGVGQILVVADEAVEVATRAPTVVLPVGTAAHTVAITSFSARRVPEAVGEYAVRCEMSAFTAGRARARVVIRDGDVTILDERVEIAPHTSEVLEAGGFSSARAELVAELTDIELASGEDGFEGDDRAYAVVDALEATRVLLVSDGDRYLEAALAAHPGLDVDVMAPAAIAGTSTADLARYHALVLDGATLPSGVAHGAQLIFAPPARGAIAVGDTLSRPRITATLATHAALDGLRLDATRVTRATALVAEPSDQVLVRSGGHALGIARQLPRGRVVVFGFGTADTDLVRDEAFPLLVHSSLRWVADRAEATPLARRVGGPLVADSGHAVRDPEGETITSGVVPEVARAGIWHVGDRAVAFSSVDHASSLGAGATGGRFAARSTWPPLALMIAGALVALLLLEWALLHRGRLE from the coding sequence TTGAGCTTCGCGGCGTTCCCGCTCTGGGCGGTGCTCGCGATGGCCGGCGCGGCCGCGGTCGCGATCGTCGCGGTGTACCTGCTGCGCCGCACGCCGCGCCCGCAGGTCGTCTCGAACGTCGAGTTCTGGATGCGCGCGATGCAGAGCGCGAAGCCGAAGCTCCTCGCGAGCTGGCGCATCCCGCTGATCGCGATGTTGATCTCGCTGCTCGCCGCGCTCGCGATGGTCGCGCTGATCGGCGATCCGCGCTTCGGCTCGGGGGTGCGCGGCACGACGGTGGTGGTGCTCGACGCGGGGCGCACGATGGACGCGGTCGGCGTCGACGGAGAGCGACGCCTCGATCGCGCGCTGCTCGAGCTGCGCCGCTGGGTCGAGCGCACGACGATCACCGGTGAGGTCGCGGTCGTGCGCGCCGGCATGCGCCCCAGCGTGCTCCTGCCGATCACCGACGACGCCGCCGACCTTCAGCGCGCGCTCACCGGTCTCGCGCTCGACGATGGACCGAGTGATCTCCCCGCCGCGATCGCGCTCGCCGACACGATCCTCGCCGAGCACGGCGCGCTCGAGGCGGGCGTCGGGCAGATCCTCGTGGTCGCTGACGAAGCGGTCGAGGTCGCGACGCGCGCGCCGACGGTCGTGCTGCCGGTCGGCACCGCGGCGCACACCGTCGCGATCACGTCGTTCTCGGCGCGTCGAGTGCCCGAGGCGGTCGGCGAGTACGCGGTGCGCTGCGAGATGAGCGCGTTCACCGCAGGCCGCGCGCGAGCGCGCGTCGTGATCCGCGACGGCGACGTGACGATCCTCGACGAGCGCGTCGAGATCGCGCCGCACACCTCCGAGGTGCTCGAGGCGGGCGGGTTCTCGAGCGCGCGCGCCGAGCTCGTCGCGGAGCTCACCGACATCGAGCTCGCGAGCGGCGAAGACGGCTTCGAAGGCGACGATCGCGCGTATGCGGTCGTCGATGCGCTCGAGGCGACGCGCGTGCTGCTCGTGAGCGACGGCGATCGTTACCTCGAAGCCGCGCTCGCCGCGCACCCCGGGCTCGACGTCGACGTGATGGCGCCCGCCGCGATCGCGGGCACGAGCACCGCCGATCTCGCGCGCTACCACGCGCTGGTGCTCGACGGAGCGACGCTCCCGTCGGGCGTCGCGCACGGCGCGCAGCTGATCTTCGCCCCGCCCGCGCGCGGCGCCATCGCCGTGGGCGACACGCTCTCGCGTCCGCGCATCACCGCGACGCTCGCGACCCACGCCGCGCTCGACGGGCTCCGCCTCGACGCCACGCGCGTGACCCGCGCGACCGCGCTCGTCGCCGAGCCCAGCGATCAAGTGCTGGTGCGCAGCGGCGGTCACGCGCTCGGGATCGCGCGACAGCTGCCGCGCGGTCGCGTCGTCGTGTTCGGCTTCGGCACCGCGGACACCGATCTCGTGCGCGACGAGGCGTTCCCGCTGCTCGTGCACTCGTCGCTGCGCTGGGTCGCCGATCGCGCCGAGGCCACGCCGCTCGCGCGTCGGGTCGGCGGCCCGCTCGTCGCGGACAGCGGGCACGCGGTGCGTGATCCCGAAGGCGAGACGATCACCAGCGGTGTGGTGCCCGAGGTCGCGCGCGCCGGGATCTGGCACGTCGGCGATCGCGCGGTCGCGTTCTCGTCGGTCGATCACGCGTCGTCGCTCGGCGCGGGCGCGACGGGCGGGCGCTTCGCGGCGCGCAGCACCTGGCCTCCGCTCGCGCTCATGATCGCGGGCGCGCTCGTCGCGCTCTTGCTGCTCGAGTGGGCGCTCTTGCATCGCGGGAGGCTCGAGTGA
- a CDS encoding VWA domain-containing protein, translating into MSITVGWPIALWGLVAVPLLLVLTLRSKFALSRGRRWTAAILRALVVALVVLSVADVRIAWPTEDLALATVIDGSPAIAPEERAALESELGRMHAAHPEVSARIVGASQPSPNRQRGAREDVATRLSAAVATMPRDRVRRVLLATDGRDPAGDLPAAIDAARRAGVEVSVLPMGVSPPIDGVAIASVETPRLVRAAETLDVGATIVASMSRHVRFEALVDGRSVATTELDVPEGTSERRIAVEFPDQPGMHELELVLHAGDGIALNDRWRSLVEVLPKPRVRIHHDVDRPEPALARVLRESGMDVDVVGPQAAFTRLSDYDRYSLVIADEMELGDFSEEQQRTLRRWVEEQGGGLITVTGANAVRRTPRVLREIEPIEPPPALPEPRPLELVIVIDRSSSMSGHAMESARRAGVAAVRALRADAMVGAVAFSGAADRVQAPVPMSQADTVVGFIQGLNAEGGTNIAAAVQAANRIMSNDPRYIHHVILVSDGESEPQSAIAAAIALAGRGVSISTITIGPYSQLLAEIARIGRGRYHTTSAAGLTSLVVSEAMYRQPPAHRQSSFRAREQTHLAMLDGVSFESAPALNGHALSAPKTGATVALTATEGMPLLAHWHRGLGQVATFTSATSGSWADSFRAWPGFRTFWSSLARGMLRTRTVEPPRVIVERDPLRADVRHVTVVSPFPVLEPAPIVRMFRARGPGQTLELAPRGPGVWQSEVPLAIGEQFLVDARLPIDPEPTAAAGDEAPYPESLRAFGPDRAALDRLATIGGGRVVDAPLAVLEAPGEAEVMRPLRTAILALALVLYVLSLLLLRLPDRRLASGLSVERPSRIPVPARGRPSLTDSPAPRQNDKEAA; encoded by the coding sequence GTGAGCATCACCGTCGGCTGGCCGATCGCGCTGTGGGGCCTCGTCGCGGTCCCGCTGCTGCTCGTGCTCACGCTGCGCAGCAAGTTCGCGCTCTCGCGAGGGCGTCGCTGGACCGCGGCGATCCTGCGCGCGCTGGTGGTCGCGCTCGTCGTGCTCTCGGTCGCCGACGTGCGCATCGCGTGGCCCACCGAGGACCTCGCGCTCGCGACCGTGATCGACGGTTCGCCCGCGATCGCGCCCGAAGAGCGCGCCGCGCTCGAGAGCGAGCTCGGCCGCATGCACGCCGCGCATCCCGAGGTGAGCGCGCGCATCGTCGGCGCATCGCAGCCGTCGCCCAACCGGCAACGAGGCGCGCGCGAGGACGTCGCGACGCGGCTCTCCGCCGCGGTCGCGACGATGCCGCGCGATCGTGTTCGACGCGTGCTACTCGCGACCGATGGACGTGATCCCGCGGGCGATCTCCCTGCCGCGATCGACGCCGCGCGTCGGGCCGGCGTCGAGGTGTCCGTGCTCCCGATGGGCGTCTCGCCGCCGATCGACGGAGTCGCGATCGCGTCCGTCGAGACCCCGCGCTTGGTGCGCGCCGCCGAGACCCTCGACGTGGGCGCGACGATCGTCGCGTCGATGTCGCGCCACGTTCGCTTCGAGGCGCTCGTCGACGGACGCAGCGTCGCGACGACCGAGCTCGACGTGCCCGAGGGCACCTCGGAGCGCCGCATCGCCGTCGAGTTCCCCGATCAGCCGGGCATGCACGAGCTCGAGCTCGTGCTTCATGCCGGCGACGGCATTGCGCTGAACGATCGCTGGCGCTCGCTCGTCGAGGTGCTGCCCAAGCCGCGCGTTCGCATCCATCACGACGTCGATCGCCCCGAGCCCGCCCTCGCGCGCGTGCTGCGCGAGTCGGGCATGGACGTCGACGTCGTCGGCCCGCAGGCCGCGTTCACGCGTCTGTCCGACTACGACCGCTATTCGCTAGTGATCGCCGACGAGATGGAGCTCGGCGACTTCTCCGAGGAACAACAGCGCACGCTGCGTCGCTGGGTGGAAGAGCAGGGCGGTGGGCTCATCACCGTCACCGGCGCGAACGCGGTGCGCCGCACGCCGCGCGTGCTCCGCGAGATCGAGCCCATCGAGCCGCCGCCCGCGCTCCCCGAGCCGCGCCCGCTCGAGCTCGTGATCGTGATCGATCGCAGCTCGAGCATGAGCGGTCACGCGATGGAGTCGGCGCGCCGCGCCGGCGTCGCCGCGGTGCGCGCCCTGCGCGCCGACGCGATGGTCGGCGCGGTCGCGTTCTCGGGTGCCGCCGATCGTGTGCAGGCGCCCGTCCCGATGTCGCAGGCCGACACCGTGGTCGGCTTCATCCAGGGCCTGAACGCCGAGGGCGGTACCAACATCGCCGCCGCGGTCCAGGCCGCGAACCGGATCATGTCGAACGATCCGCGGTACATCCATCACGTGATCCTCGTCAGCGACGGCGAGAGCGAGCCGCAGTCGGCGATCGCCGCCGCGATCGCGCTCGCAGGGCGCGGCGTGTCGATCTCGACGATCACCATCGGGCCCTACTCGCAGCTGCTCGCGGAGATCGCGCGCATCGGGCGCGGCCGCTACCACACGACGAGCGCCGCGGGCCTCACCTCGCTCGTCGTGAGCGAGGCGATGTACCGCCAGCCGCCCGCGCACCGGCAGAGCTCGTTCCGGGCGCGCGAGCAGACGCACCTCGCGATGCTCGACGGCGTCTCGTTCGAGAGCGCGCCCGCGCTGAACGGCCACGCGCTCTCCGCGCCGAAGACCGGCGCGACCGTCGCGCTCACCGCGACCGAGGGCATGCCGCTGCTCGCGCACTGGCACCGCGGGCTCGGCCAGGTCGCGACGTTCACCAGCGCGACGAGCGGCAGCTGGGCCGATTCGTTCCGCGCGTGGCCGGGCTTCCGCACGTTCTGGTCGTCGCTCGCGCGCGGCATGCTGCGCACCCGCACCGTCGAGCCCCCGCGCGTGATCGTCGAGCGCGATCCGCTCCGCGCCGACGTACGGCATGTCACCGTCGTGTCCCCGTTTCCCGTGCTCGAGCCCGCGCCGATCGTGCGGATGTTCCGCGCGCGCGGTCCGGGCCAGACGCTCGAGCTCGCGCCGCGTGGTCCCGGCGTGTGGCAGAGCGAGGTGCCGCTCGCGATCGGCGAGCAGTTCCTCGTCGACGCGCGCCTTCCGATCGATCCCGAGCCCACCGCGGCGGCCGGTGACGAAGCGCCGTACCCCGAGTCGCTGCGCGCGTTCGGTCCCGATCGCGCCGCGCTCGATCGCCTCGCGACGATCGGCGGAGGACGCGTCGTCGACGCGCCGCTCGCGGTGCTCGAGGCGCCCGGCGAGGCGGAGGTGATGCGCCCGCTGCGCACCGCGATCCTCGCGCTCGCGCTCGTGCTCTACGTGCTCTCGTTGCTCCTCCTGCGCCTGCCCGATCGCCGCCTCGCGAGCGGGCTCTCGGTGGAGCGTCCTTCGCGCATCCCGGTGCCGGCGCGTGGTCGTCCCTCGCTGACCGACTCGCCCGCGCCCCGCCAGAACGACAAGGAGGCCGCGTGA
- a CDS encoding proprotein convertase P-domain-containing protein, producing the protein MTRPRILLCITALLVACGGPGEPRFAEVTISSAAPSATLSGSTRAVAPAIELSPGCPGYLDPAAPEHVVHLDDATAITITARSSRGPLALAVSGGGEVRCDSDGGAGHAPHVTVDQAGDYAVHVASLQQAEDLQYELVIAPAGSDPASAPPAPGSERQAVSVTVTSDPPGATVRTTEGEVLGTTPAMFVLHVSASEIGSERRFVLDMPGRPSTEVSGRLIGGAVVMHATLPGGPAPQIASLGGIASAGATLQGDELVATASSAQPIRDYQVARQAVDVSAECTVARATVDVDIRHSFIGDLRVVLRAPSGTEVTLHDHGGAGRANLVTSYDWNARRGALQRLAGQSARGRWTMAVHDDAGADTGTFRSFTLRLACVESGASIGDLGLTGTGGSGGRGDGTIGFGTQTPPPPPTRPQVRRARPRVATPPPTQAPVLDPWRRPPPPQPPPPPQPWQQTPPPGSRSNGGAGGRVIVAPMG; encoded by the coding sequence GTGACGCGCCCGCGCATTCTTCTCTGCATCACCGCGCTGCTCGTCGCGTGCGGTGGGCCCGGTGAGCCCCGCTTCGCCGAGGTCACGATCTCGAGCGCCGCGCCGAGCGCGACGCTCTCGGGCAGCACGCGCGCCGTCGCGCCCGCGATCGAGCTGAGCCCCGGATGCCCCGGCTATCTCGACCCCGCTGCGCCCGAGCACGTCGTGCACCTCGACGACGCGACCGCGATCACGATCACCGCGCGCTCGAGCCGCGGCCCGCTCGCGCTCGCGGTCTCGGGCGGCGGCGAGGTGCGCTGCGACAGCGATGGAGGCGCCGGCCACGCGCCGCACGTCACCGTCGATCAAGCCGGGGACTACGCGGTGCACGTCGCGTCGCTGCAGCAGGCGGAAGACCTGCAGTACGAGCTCGTGATCGCGCCCGCGGGCAGCGACCCCGCGAGCGCGCCGCCCGCGCCCGGCAGCGAGCGTCAGGCGGTCAGCGTGACGGTCACCAGCGATCCTCCCGGCGCGACGGTGCGCACGACCGAGGGCGAGGTGCTCGGCACCACGCCCGCGATGTTCGTCCTCCACGTGAGCGCGAGCGAGATCGGCAGCGAGCGCCGCTTCGTGCTCGACATGCCCGGTCGTCCGAGCACCGAGGTCAGCGGGCGCCTGATCGGCGGCGCGGTGGTGATGCACGCGACGTTGCCCGGCGGGCCCGCGCCGCAGATCGCGAGCCTCGGCGGGATCGCGTCCGCCGGCGCGACGCTGCAGGGCGACGAGCTCGTCGCGACCGCGTCGAGCGCGCAGCCGATCCGCGACTACCAGGTCGCGCGTCAGGCCGTCGACGTGAGCGCGGAGTGCACGGTTGCGCGCGCCACCGTGGACGTCGACATCCGCCACTCGTTCATCGGCGATCTGCGCGTCGTGCTCCGCGCGCCGAGCGGCACCGAGGTCACGCTGCACGACCACGGCGGCGCGGGCCGCGCGAACCTGGTGACGAGCTACGACTGGAACGCCCGCCGCGGCGCGCTGCAGCGCCTCGCGGGACAGAGCGCGCGCGGTCGCTGGACGATGGCGGTGCACGACGACGCGGGCGCCGACACCGGCACGTTCCGCTCGTTCACGCTGCGCCTCGCGTGCGTCGAGTCGGGCGCGTCGATCGGCGACCTCGGTCTCACCGGCACCGGTGGCTCGGGCGGTCGCGGTGACGGAACGATCGGCTTCGGCACGCAGACCCCGCCGCCTCCTCCGACGCGCCCGCAGGTGCGACGCGCGCGGCCGCGCGTCGCGACGCCTCCGCCGACCCAGGCCCCGGTGCTCGATCCGTGGCGTCGTCCTCCTCCGCCGCAGCCTCCGCCTCCCCCTCAGCCGTGGCAGCAGACGCCGCCGCCGGGCTCGCGCAGCAACGGCGGCGCGGGAGGCCGCGTGATCGTCGCACCGATGGGATGA